One Candidatus Woesebacteria bacterium genomic window, AGTTGGCTTTTGGTCTTGCTTTATATTTTCCTAAATCTTCACTATAAGAGCTTCAGTTGGTACAAGTCGGGCAAAGTTGGTTTTTCGGCTTTGGTGGTGACAATAGTCTTCTTTTTGGCAAGGATGATAGTTGCTATTTTTTTTCCCTCTATGGTATCCTTAAGTGGTAGCTTTGAGGCACTTATTTCTGGTATCTTTTCTTTTTTTTCTTTTCTGTTATTATTTATTTTGTCAAGATGAAAAAAATTAAGAATAATGATAAGAAAAAACAGTCTAGGGTCGATAAACGGCCAGTTAGGTTCCCTGCCAATTTGCTTCAGCCTGTGGGAAAGTTTTTACAGGAGAGGTTGGCTAAATTGGAAAAGACGAAGAAAAATATAGAGGAAGAGGATCCGTTTCGCGATTCTGACCGTTTGTCTGACAATGCTTTTCCCGATACTGACGCAGCTGAACAATTTGGTCACACTCGAGTGTCTGCTATTAAGAAGGAACTTGATAGGAAAATAATTCAAACTAGAAAAGCTCTAACGAGACTGAAAATAGGCAAATATGGTATTTGTGAGAATTGCGGCGAGATGATAGATACCGACCGTCTTCTTGTTTATCCTGAGGCTACTCTTTGTGTTAAAT contains:
- a CDS encoding Transcriptional regulator, TraR/DksA family, whose product is MKKIKNNDKKKQSRVDKRPVRFPANLLQPVGKFLQERLAKLEKTKKNIEEEDPFRDSDRLSDNAFPDTDAAEQFGHTRVSAIKKELDRKIIQTRKALTRLKIGKYGICENCGEMIDTDRLLVYPEATLCVKCQKEKEKEK